The Salinibaculum sp. SYNS191 genome has a window encoding:
- a CDS encoding DUF7346 family protein: protein MRTVRDGDGNHYLLLKESSDASLVRDPATGEQRHLPNDDIERVEGESPLETAVGAVPASVRRVLTAVPNERALGLLLEIDRRGPVGVRLLLDAYDFCESDLHGLLAEFRAAGLVEEATVDARRGYDTTELASKALERLREA, encoded by the coding sequence ATGCGAACCGTCCGGGACGGCGACGGCAACCACTACTTGCTCCTGAAAGAGTCCAGCGACGCCAGCCTCGTCCGCGACCCTGCCACCGGCGAACAGCGCCACCTCCCCAACGACGACATCGAGCGCGTCGAGGGCGAATCACCGCTGGAAACCGCCGTCGGGGCCGTCCCGGCGAGCGTCCGCCGCGTCCTCACGGCCGTGCCGAACGAGCGAGCGCTCGGTCTCCTGCTGGAAATCGACCGCCGCGGGCCAGTGGGCGTGCGTCTCCTGCTCGACGCCTACGATTTCTGCGAGAGTGACCTCCACGGACTGCTCGCGGAGTTCCGCGCGGCCGGCCTCGTCGAGGAAGCGACGGTCGACGCGCGACGCGGCTACGACACGACAGAACTGGCCAGCAAGGCGTTAGAACGACTCCGCGAGGCGTAG
- a CDS encoding DUF7331 family protein — translation MTEGTDGADGRSDVEVTVREGGAEPIDAVGTYETGDGIVFYDTENPLAWMQSATAVHLEEMA, via the coding sequence ATGACCGAAGGCACGGACGGAGCGGATGGGCGTAGCGACGTGGAAGTGACCGTCCGGGAGGGCGGAGCAGAACCGATAGACGCCGTGGGGACGTACGAGACGGGGGACGGTATCGTCTTCTACGACACGGAGAACCCGCTTGCGTGGATGCAGTCCGCGACCGCAGTCCACCTCGAAGAGATGGCCTGA
- a CDS encoding DUF7322 domain-containing protein produces MRFWSLVVVFNIALLALSVGAMFVVFEENVELGGQLFLAGVIVGAYGLYRYRTTKEKLDDDQNG; encoded by the coding sequence ATGCGGTTCTGGTCGCTCGTCGTCGTGTTCAACATCGCTCTCCTGGCCCTGTCCGTCGGGGCAATGTTCGTCGTCTTCGAAGAGAATGTCGAGCTCGGCGGCCAGCTGTTCCTCGCCGGCGTCATCGTGGGCGCGTACGGACTCTACCGCTACCGGACCACGAAGGAGAAACTGGACGACGACCAGAACGGCTAA